One segment of Mycolicibacterium baixiangningiae DNA contains the following:
- the miaB gene encoding tRNA (N6-isopentenyl adenosine(37)-C2)-methylthiotransferase MiaB, which produces MCPEVINPAPPYHGAVTSTVTQQAAGALPPVARTYQVRTYGCQMNVHDSERLAGLLEAAGYRRAADGSDADVVVFNTCAVRENADNKLYGNLSHLAPRKQSEPQMQIAVGGCLAQKDRDAVLRKAPWVDVVFGTHNIGALPTLLERARHNRVAQVEIAEALQEFPSTLPAARESAYAGWVSISVGCNNTCTFCIVPALRGKEVDRRPGDILGEIQTLVDQGVLEVTLLGQNVNAYGVSFATDERLREDPTMWSESRRDRGAFAKLLRACGRIDGLERVRFTSPHPAEFTDDVIEAMADTANVCPTLHMPLQSGSDRILRAMRRSYRAEKYLSIIDRVRAAIPDAAITTDLIVGFPGETEEDFQATLDVVAASRFASAFTFQYSKRPGTPAADMPGQLPKAVVSERYQRLIELQEKISLDENLAQVGRTVELLVATGEGRKDAATARMSGRARDGRLVHFAPAGADIRPGDVVTTTVTGAAPHHLIADATLHSHRRTPAGDAHAQGRRPRTGVGLGMPGVGVPAPVPATSGCAL; this is translated from the coding sequence ATGTGCCCGGAAGTGATCAATCCGGCGCCCCCGTACCATGGGGCCGTGACTTCGACGGTGACGCAGCAGGCGGCCGGTGCGCTGCCGCCGGTGGCGCGCACCTACCAGGTTCGCACCTACGGCTGTCAGATGAACGTGCACGACTCCGAGCGGCTGGCCGGCCTCCTGGAAGCCGCTGGTTACCGGCGCGCAGCCGACGGCTCCGACGCCGACGTGGTGGTCTTCAACACGTGTGCGGTGCGCGAGAACGCCGACAACAAGCTCTACGGCAACCTGTCCCACCTCGCGCCGCGCAAACAGTCCGAACCGCAGATGCAGATCGCCGTCGGCGGTTGCCTGGCCCAGAAGGACCGGGACGCGGTGCTGCGCAAGGCGCCCTGGGTGGACGTGGTGTTCGGCACGCACAACATCGGTGCGCTGCCGACCCTGCTGGAACGCGCTCGCCACAACCGCGTCGCTCAGGTGGAGATCGCCGAAGCTCTTCAGGAGTTCCCGTCGACACTTCCCGCCGCGCGCGAATCCGCGTATGCGGGGTGGGTGTCGATCTCGGTGGGCTGCAACAACACCTGCACGTTCTGCATCGTCCCCGCGCTGCGCGGTAAAGAGGTCGACCGTCGTCCCGGCGACATCCTCGGCGAGATCCAGACCCTGGTCGATCAGGGTGTGCTCGAGGTCACGCTGCTGGGCCAGAACGTCAATGCCTACGGCGTGTCGTTCGCCACGGACGAGCGCTTGCGCGAGGACCCGACGATGTGGTCCGAATCGCGCCGGGACCGTGGCGCATTCGCGAAGCTGCTGCGCGCGTGCGGACGTATCGACGGGCTGGAGCGGGTGCGGTTCACCTCGCCGCATCCCGCGGAGTTCACCGACGACGTGATCGAGGCGATGGCGGATACGGCGAATGTGTGCCCGACCCTGCACATGCCGCTGCAGTCCGGCTCCGACCGGATCCTTCGGGCCATGCGCCGGTCCTACCGCGCCGAGAAGTACCTGTCGATCATCGACCGGGTACGCGCGGCGATCCCCGACGCGGCGATCACCACCGACCTGATCGTCGGCTTCCCCGGCGAGACGGAAGAGGACTTCCAGGCCACGCTCGACGTGGTGGCCGCCTCGCGGTTCGCGAGCGCCTTCACGTTCCAGTACTCCAAGAGGCCTGGCACACCGGCGGCCGACATGCCCGGACAGCTTCCCAAAGCCGTTGTCAGCGAACGTTATCAACGCCTCATCGAGTTGCAGGAGAAGATTTCGCTGGACGAGAACCTGGCCCAGGTGGGACGCACGGTCGAACTGCTGGTGGCCACGGGTGAGGGTCGAAAGGATGCGGCCACGGCGCGGATGTCCGGTCGCGCGCGCGACGGCCGGCTCGTGCACTTCGCCCCCGCCGGCGCCGACATCCGGCCCGGCGACGTCGTCACCACCACGGTGACCGGCGCGGCACCGCACCATCTGATCGCCGACGCCACCCTGCACAGTCACCGCCGCACCCCTGCCGGTGACGCTCACGCGCAGGGACGCCGGCCCCGTACCGGGGTGGGCCTGGGCATGCCGGGTGTCGGGGTGCCCGCACCGGTCCCCGCGACGAGCGGATGTGCGCTGTGA
- a CDS encoding amino acid ABC transporter ATP-binding protein: MISMQEVNKHFGDLHVLKDINLTVHRGQVVVVLGPSGSGKSTLCRTINRLETIDSGTIAIDGDALPAEGRKLAQLRSDVGMVFQSFNLFAHKTILDNITLAPMKVRGLGKDAAREAAMTLLERVGVANQADKYPAQLSGGQQQRVAIARSLAMNPKVMLFDEPTSALDPEMINEVLAVMASLAGDGMTMLVVTHEMGFARRASDRVVFMSDGAIVEDAEPAQFFDNPQTDRAKDFLGKILHH, translated from the coding sequence ATGATCTCGATGCAGGAGGTCAACAAGCACTTCGGCGACCTGCACGTGCTCAAGGACATCAACCTGACGGTCCACCGCGGTCAGGTCGTGGTGGTGCTCGGCCCGTCGGGTTCGGGCAAATCCACGCTGTGCCGCACCATCAACCGACTCGAGACCATCGACTCGGGCACCATCGCGATCGACGGCGACGCGCTGCCCGCCGAAGGCCGCAAACTCGCCCAACTGCGCTCCGACGTCGGCATGGTGTTCCAGTCGTTCAACCTGTTCGCGCACAAGACGATTCTCGACAACATCACCCTCGCGCCGATGAAGGTGCGCGGACTGGGTAAGGATGCAGCGCGCGAGGCCGCGATGACACTGCTGGAGCGCGTCGGGGTGGCCAATCAGGCCGACAAGTACCCCGCCCAGTTGTCCGGCGGTCAGCAGCAGCGCGTCGCGATCGCCCGCTCGCTGGCGATGAACCCCAAGGTCATGCTCTTCGACGAGCCCACCAGCGCGCTCGACCCCGAAATGATCAACGAGGTGCTGGCGGTGATGGCATCGCTGGCGGGTGACGGGATGACCATGCTCGTGGTGACGCACGAGATGGGATTCGCCCGGCGCGCCTCGGACCGCGTGGTGTTCATGTCCGACGGCGCCATCGTCGAGGACGCCGAACCCGCGCAGTTCTTCGACAATCCGCAGACCGACCGCGCCAAGGATTTCCTCGGCAAGATTCTCCATCACTAA
- a CDS encoding glutamate ABC transporter substrate-binding protein: MPFFSMLSRKRAAAAVALAVAVPLALTACGGGGGGGDENKIVIGTKFDQPGLGLRNPDGTMSGFDVDVATYVAQELGYSPEQIEWKESPSGQRETLIQNDQVDYIVATYSITDSRKEKVDFAGPYLLTGQSLLVRNDNTDITGAASLANNKRLCSVSGSTPAQKIKDEYPSVQLQQYDTYSACIEALKNGAIDAVTTDEVILAGYAAQTPGAFKIVGDTFSEERYGIGLKKDDSEQRTKINDALEKMESSGAWKEAFDKNLGPAGITAPAPPQIDRY, translated from the coding sequence ATGCCGTTCTTCTCGATGCTGTCTCGCAAGCGCGCCGCGGCCGCTGTCGCGCTGGCCGTCGCGGTGCCGTTGGCTCTCACCGCGTGCGGAGGGGGTGGCGGCGGCGGCGACGAGAACAAGATCGTCATCGGCACGAAGTTCGACCAGCCGGGTCTGGGGCTGCGCAACCCGGACGGCACGATGAGCGGTTTCGACGTCGACGTCGCCACCTACGTCGCCCAGGAGCTGGGTTACAGCCCCGAACAGATCGAATGGAAAGAGTCGCCGTCCGGACAGCGCGAAACGCTGATCCAGAACGACCAGGTCGACTACATCGTCGCCACCTACTCGATCACCGACTCCCGCAAGGAGAAGGTGGACTTCGCCGGGCCCTACCTGCTCACCGGCCAGAGCCTGCTGGTCCGCAACGACAACACCGACATCACCGGCGCCGCATCGCTGGCCAACAACAAGCGGCTGTGCTCGGTGTCGGGTTCGACTCCCGCGCAGAAGATCAAAGACGAGTACCCGAGTGTGCAGCTACAGCAGTACGACACCTACTCGGCGTGCATCGAGGCCCTGAAGAACGGCGCCATCGACGCGGTCACCACCGACGAGGTGATCCTGGCCGGGTACGCCGCGCAGACTCCCGGGGCCTTCAAGATCGTCGGCGACACGTTCTCCGAGGAGCGCTACGGCATCGGTCTGAAGAAGGACGACTCCGAACAGCGCACCAAGATCAATGATGCGCTCGAGAAGATGGAGTCGAGCGGCGCCTGGAAGGAAGCCTTCGACAAGAATCTCGGCCCGGCGGGCATCACGGCGCCTGCGCCGCCGCAAATCGACCGCTACTGA
- a CDS encoding amino acid ABC transporter permease: MEIFTEYRAQIFEAFWTTIQLTVYSAVGALILGTVLAGMRLSPVPMLAWLGTTYVNIVRNTPLTLIILFCSFGVSQTLGITLADPQSSTSIEDSNFRLAVLGLTVYTASFVCETVRSGVNTVPLGQAEAARSLGLTFSQNLRMILLPQAFRAVVIPLGSVLIALTKNTTIASAIGVAEAALLMKEMIENTAALLVVGSIFALGFIILTLPLGLLFGWLGKRLAVAR; encoded by the coding sequence GTGGAGATTTTCACCGAGTACCGCGCGCAGATCTTCGAGGCTTTCTGGACCACCATCCAGCTCACGGTCTACTCCGCGGTCGGAGCGCTCATCCTGGGGACGGTGCTGGCCGGGATGCGGTTGTCGCCGGTGCCGATGCTGGCCTGGCTCGGCACCACCTACGTCAACATCGTCCGCAACACACCGCTGACGCTGATCATCCTGTTCTGCTCGTTCGGGGTGTCCCAGACCCTCGGGATCACGCTCGCCGACCCGCAGTCGAGCACCTCGATCGAGGACAGCAACTTCCGGTTGGCGGTGCTCGGGTTGACCGTGTACACCGCGTCGTTCGTGTGCGAGACGGTGCGTTCGGGGGTCAACACGGTGCCGCTGGGTCAGGCCGAGGCGGCACGCTCGCTCGGTCTGACGTTCAGCCAGAACCTGCGGATGATCCTGCTGCCGCAAGCTTTTCGCGCGGTCGTCATTCCGCTGGGGTCGGTGTTGATCGCGCTGACCAAGAACACGACGATCGCGTCGGCGATCGGGGTCGCCGAGGCGGCGCTGCTGATGAAGGAAATGATCGAGAACACGGCGGCGCTGCTCGTGGTCGGCTCGATCTTCGCCCTGGGGTTCATCATCCTGACGTTGCCGCTGGGACTGCTGTTCGGCTGGCTCGGAAAGCGATTGGCGGTGGCCAGGTGA
- a CDS encoding amino acid ABC transporter permease has translation MSGTVLFDAPGPRARIRNLVITGITLAITAVIAWVVYSRLEAKGQLTAAKWEPFLTSNLWTTYVLPGVQGTLTAAAVSIVLALALGFVLGVGRMSTITPIRWVCAVIVEFFRAVPVLIMMIFAYFLYAFYDVFPSQHLALAGVITGLTLYNGAVIAEIVRAGVNALPRGQAEAASALGLRWGQTMRSILLPQAITSMLPVLISQLVVVLKDTAIGYQITFVEMVRQGTVVGSSYGNYIPALIVIAALMISVNFALSALATRLERRMRQSRRGPAPLEVEAVEQEGAPGAKVV, from the coding sequence ATGAGCGGCACCGTGCTGTTCGACGCACCGGGACCGCGCGCCCGGATCCGCAATCTCGTCATCACCGGCATCACGTTGGCGATCACCGCGGTGATCGCGTGGGTGGTGTACTCGCGGCTCGAGGCGAAAGGTCAGCTCACCGCGGCGAAGTGGGAGCCGTTCCTGACCTCGAACCTGTGGACCACCTACGTGCTCCCCGGCGTTCAGGGCACGTTGACGGCGGCTGCGGTGTCGATCGTGCTCGCGCTCGCCCTGGGGTTCGTCCTCGGAGTGGGGCGGATGTCCACCATCACCCCGATCCGGTGGGTGTGCGCGGTCATCGTGGAGTTCTTCCGCGCGGTCCCCGTGCTGATCATGATGATCTTCGCGTACTTCCTGTACGCCTTCTACGACGTGTTCCCCTCCCAACATCTTGCGCTGGCCGGCGTCATCACCGGGCTCACGCTCTACAACGGCGCCGTCATCGCCGAGATCGTCCGCGCCGGGGTGAACGCGCTGCCGCGCGGCCAAGCCGAAGCCGCATCAGCGTTGGGCCTGCGGTGGGGTCAGACCATGCGCTCGATCCTGTTGCCGCAAGCCATCACCTCGATGCTGCCGGTGTTGATCTCCCAACTCGTGGTGGTGTTGAAGGACACCGCGATCGGCTACCAGATCACCTTCGTCGAGATGGTGCGCCAGGGCACCGTCGTCGGATCGTCCTACGGCAACTACATCCCCGCGCTCATCGTCATCGCCGCGCTGATGATCAGCGTGAACTTCGCGCTGTCGGCGCTGGCGACCAGGCTCGAACGCCGGATGCGCCAATCCCGGCGCGGACCGGCACCGCTGGAGGTCGAGGCCGTCGAGCAGGAAGGCGCGCCCGGGGCGAAAGTGGTGTGA
- the recX gene encoding recombination regulator RecX: MTSFPRLSTSESEPGDDPNCDDPNRDDPNREEQAHAYCLRLLTVRARTRAELAGKLTQRGYAEPVAQRVLDRLAKVGLVDDEDFAEQWVRSRHLYAGKGKRALAAELRRKGVDNEVITSSLADIDAGAERDRAEQLVRDRLRREKLDDEPGSDLKVKRRLAGMLARRGYSQSMALDVVTAELAGERERRRV; this comes from the coding sequence ATGACGTCCTTCCCGCGCCTGTCGACTTCTGAGTCCGAGCCCGGCGACGATCCGAACTGCGACGATCCGAACCGGGACGATCCGAACCGCGAGGAGCAGGCGCACGCATATTGTCTGCGCCTGCTCACCGTGCGGGCGCGCACTCGAGCGGAGCTGGCGGGCAAGCTGACGCAGCGGGGTTACGCCGAACCGGTCGCGCAGCGGGTGCTCGACCGGTTGGCGAAGGTCGGGCTCGTCGACGACGAGGACTTCGCCGAGCAGTGGGTGAGGTCCCGGCACCTGTACGCCGGAAAAGGCAAGCGTGCGTTGGCCGCCGAGCTGCGCCGCAAGGGTGTCGACAACGAGGTGATCACTTCCTCGCTTGCCGACATCGACGCCGGGGCTGAACGCGACCGGGCCGAACAGCTGGTCCGCGACCGGTTACGGCGCGAGAAGCTCGACGACGAACCGGGCTCGGACCTCAAGGTGAAGCGGCGGCTGGCCGGCATGTTGGCCCGCCGCGGATACAGCCAGTCGATGGCGCTCGACGTGGTCACCGCCGAACTGGCTGGCGAGCGGGAGCGCCGGCGGGTCTAA
- the recA gene encoding recombinase RecA, which produces MAPQAPDREKALELALAQIEKNHGKGSVMRLGDDVRAPISVIPTGSIALDVALGIGGLPRGRVVEIYGPESSGKTTVALHAVANAQAAGGIAAFIDAEHALDPDYAKKLGVDTDSLLVSQPDTGEQALEIADMLIRSGALDILVIDSVAALVPRAEIEGEMGDSHVGLQARLMSQALRKITGALSNSNTTAIFINQLREKIGVMFGSPETTTGGKALKFYASIRLDVRRIETLKDGTDAVGNRTRCKIVKNKMAPPFKQAEFDILYGKGISKEGSLIDMGVEHGFVRKSGSWFTYEGEQLGQGKENARNFLLQNAEVANEIEKKIKEKLGIGAVLTADDVLPAPVDF; this is translated from the coding sequence ATGGCACCGCAGGCACCCGATCGCGAGAAGGCCCTCGAACTCGCACTCGCACAGATCGAGAAGAATCACGGTAAAGGCTCGGTGATGCGGCTCGGCGACGATGTCCGCGCGCCGATCTCGGTCATCCCGACCGGCTCGATCGCCCTGGACGTGGCGCTGGGCATCGGCGGCCTGCCGCGCGGCCGTGTCGTCGAGATCTACGGTCCGGAGTCCTCGGGTAAGACCACCGTGGCGCTGCACGCGGTGGCCAACGCGCAGGCCGCCGGCGGTATCGCGGCGTTCATCGACGCCGAGCACGCGCTGGATCCCGACTACGCCAAGAAGCTCGGCGTGGACACCGACTCGCTGCTGGTCTCCCAGCCCGACACCGGTGAGCAGGCCCTCGAGATCGCCGACATGCTGATCCGCTCCGGTGCGCTGGACATCCTCGTCATCGACTCGGTTGCGGCGCTGGTGCCGCGCGCCGAGATCGAGGGCGAGATGGGCGACAGCCACGTCGGCCTGCAGGCCCGGTTGATGAGCCAGGCGTTGCGCAAGATCACCGGCGCCTTGAGCAACTCCAATACCACCGCGATCTTCATCAACCAGCTCCGCGAGAAGATCGGCGTGATGTTCGGGTCTCCCGAGACCACGACGGGCGGCAAGGCGTTGAAGTTCTACGCCTCGATCCGCCTCGACGTGCGGCGCATCGAGACGCTCAAAGACGGCACCGACGCGGTCGGTAACCGCACGCGCTGCAAGATCGTCAAGAACAAGATGGCGCCACCGTTCAAGCAGGCTGAGTTCGACATCCTGTACGGCAAGGGCATTTCCAAGGAGGGCTCGCTCATCGACATGGGGGTCGAGCACGGCTTCGTCCGCAAGTCCGGGTCCTGGTTCACCTATGAGGGCGAGCAACTGGGTCAGGGTAAGGAGAACGCCCGCAACTTCCTGCTGCAGAACGCCGAGGTGGCCAACGAGATCGAGAAGAAGATCAAGGAGAAGCTCGGTATCGGCGCCGTGTTGACCGCTGATGACGTCCTTCCCGCGCCTGTCGACTTCTGA
- a CDS encoding hydrogenase maturation nickel metallochaperone HypA/HybF, giving the protein MHEMAITQSVVDAVCDHAAGRRVHSVRVEVGALCAIVPDAMLFCFDLAAEGTVADGARLDLDVRPGLARCRTCGAEFALSDVILLCPCGSADVEVLAGRDMRILSMEVS; this is encoded by the coding sequence ATGCACGAGATGGCGATCACCCAGAGTGTTGTCGACGCGGTCTGCGACCACGCCGCCGGGCGCCGCGTGCACAGTGTCCGCGTGGAGGTCGGGGCGCTGTGCGCGATCGTGCCCGACGCCATGCTGTTCTGCTTCGACCTGGCCGCTGAGGGCACCGTCGCCGACGGCGCCCGTCTCGATCTCGACGTGCGCCCCGGGCTCGCGCGGTGCCGGACCTGCGGCGCCGAGTTCGCCCTGTCGGACGTGATCCTGTTGTGCCCCTGCGGAAGTGCCGATGTCGAGGTACTGGCCGGCCGGGACATGCGCATCCTGTCGATGGAAGTGAGTTGA
- the hypB gene encoding hydrogenase nickel incorporation protein HypB, which yields MCATCGCGSTTGADGAVITLAGEPRPHDHPHPHDHPHPHGHPYPHDHLETVTLEQKVLHKNDLIAEQNRNRLAELEVIALNMTSSPGAGKTTLLERTVRDLSPTRAVTVIEGDQETVLDAERIHAAGARAVQVNTGAGCHLDADMVRRALDALNPDPGSLLFIENVGNLVCPALFDLGEHSKVVIISVTEGIDKPRKYPHMFAAADLVVLNKIDLLPHVDFDVDQFAAHTRAVNPDVVLLPLSATRGDGLDEWYAWIDATAAGVFVHGIQ from the coding sequence ATGTGTGCCACCTGCGGCTGCGGCTCCACGACCGGCGCCGACGGCGCCGTGATCACCCTCGCCGGCGAGCCCCGTCCGCATGACCACCCACACCCGCATGACCACCCACACCCGCACGGCCACCCCTACCCACACGACCACCTCGAGACCGTCACCCTCGAACAGAAGGTCCTGCACAAGAACGACCTCATCGCCGAGCAGAACCGCAACCGCCTCGCCGAACTCGAGGTCATCGCACTCAACATGACCAGCTCCCCCGGCGCGGGTAAGACGACCCTGCTCGAACGCACCGTCCGGGACCTGAGCCCCACCCGGGCGGTCACCGTCATCGAAGGTGACCAGGAAACGGTGCTCGACGCCGAACGCATCCACGCCGCCGGAGCGCGTGCGGTGCAGGTCAACACCGGCGCCGGCTGCCACCTCGATGCGGATATGGTGCGGCGCGCGCTGGACGCACTCAACCCGGATCCCGGCTCGCTGCTGTTCATCGAGAACGTCGGCAACCTGGTCTGCCCGGCGCTGTTCGACCTCGGCGAACACAGCAAAGTCGTGATCATCTCGGTCACCGAGGGGATCGACAAACCACGCAAGTACCCGCACATGTTTGCTGCCGCAGACCTCGTGGTGCTCAACAAGATCGACCTGCTGCCCCACGTCGACTTCGACGTCGACCAGTTCGCCGCCCACACCCGCGCGGTCAACCCGGACGTCGTGCTCCTGCCGTTGTCGGCGACCCGCGGGGACGGGCTCGACGAGTGGTACGCCTGGATCGACGCCACGGCTGCCGGAGTTTTCGTTCACGGGATCCAGTGA
- a CDS encoding NADH-quinone oxidoreductase subunit B family protein, with amino-acid sequence MPSEAAVKAEEALIHVLWINAGLSCDGDSVALTAATQPSIEEIALGALPGLPKIAVHWPLIDFECGPNGGADDFLEWFFKADRGELEPFVLVVEGSIPNEAIKSEGYWCGFGNNPATGQPMTTSEWLDRLAPKATAIVAAGTCATYGGIHAMSGNPTGAMGVPDYLGWDWKSKAGIPIVCVPGCPIHPDNLSETLTYLLYMATDQAPMIPLDDALRPQWLFGQSVHEGCDRAGYYEQGDFATEYGSPKCIVKLGCWGPVVKCNVPKRGWINGIGGCPNVGGICIGCTMPGFPDKFMPFMDEPPGGKVSTTASTMYGSVIRSLRHVTGRTVDKEPKWRHPGTTLETGAVRTW; translated from the coding sequence ATGCCAAGTGAGGCTGCAGTCAAAGCGGAAGAGGCATTGATCCACGTGTTGTGGATCAACGCCGGATTGAGTTGTGACGGCGATTCTGTGGCGCTGACTGCCGCCACCCAACCCAGCATCGAGGAGATCGCGCTCGGCGCCCTCCCCGGCCTGCCGAAGATCGCCGTCCACTGGCCCCTGATCGACTTCGAATGCGGACCGAACGGGGGCGCCGACGACTTCCTCGAATGGTTCTTCAAAGCGGACAGAGGCGAGCTCGAACCGTTCGTGCTGGTGGTCGAGGGGTCCATCCCCAACGAAGCGATCAAGAGCGAGGGGTACTGGTGCGGGTTCGGCAACAACCCGGCCACCGGGCAGCCGATGACCACCAGCGAGTGGCTCGATCGGCTGGCCCCCAAGGCGACCGCCATCGTCGCGGCGGGCACCTGCGCCACCTACGGCGGCATCCACGCCATGTCGGGCAACCCCACCGGGGCGATGGGGGTGCCGGACTACCTCGGCTGGGACTGGAAGAGCAAGGCCGGTATCCCGATCGTCTGTGTCCCCGGCTGCCCGATCCACCCCGACAACCTCTCGGAGACCCTGACCTATCTGCTCTACATGGCTACCGACCAGGCGCCGATGATCCCGCTGGACGACGCGCTGCGCCCTCAGTGGCTGTTCGGCCAGTCCGTGCACGAAGGGTGTGATCGTGCCGGGTACTACGAGCAGGGCGACTTCGCCACCGAGTACGGATCCCCGAAATGCATTGTCAAACTGGGGTGTTGGGGACCGGTGGTGAAGTGCAACGTGCCCAAGCGCGGGTGGATCAACGGGATCGGCGGCTGCCCCAACGTCGGCGGGATCTGCATCGGCTGCACCATGCCCGGATTCCCGGACAAGTTCATGCCGTTCATGGACGAGCCGCCGGGGGGCAAGGTGTCCACGACCGCATCCACGATGTACGGCTCGGTCATCCGCAGCCTGCGTCACGTCACCGGCCGCACGGTCGACAAAGAACCGAAGTGGCGCCATCCCGGCACCACGCTCGAGACGGGGGCGGTGCGCACCTGGTAG
- a CDS encoding nickel-dependent hydrogenase large subunit, with the protein MTTITPKPSHVTREPGQLVEMAWDPVTRIVGSLGIYTKVDFDNREVVECHSTSSIFRGYSIFMKGKDPRDAHFITSRICGICGDNHATCSCYAQNMAYGVQPPHVAEWLVNLGEAAEYMFDHNIFQENLVGVDYCEKMVAETNPSVLAKAENVQAPHADMHGYRTVADIMRALNPFTGEFYREALQVSRWTREMFCLMEGRHVHPSTLYPGGIGVSATVQLMTDYMTRLMRYVEFMKKVVPMHDDLFDFFYEALPGYDEVGLRRTVLGCWGSFQDPEHCNFAYKDMEDWGRKMFVTPGVVVDGKLVTTSLVDINLGIRILLGHSYYDDWTDQEMFVKTDPLGNPVDRRHPWNQHTNPKPQKRDLDENYSWVMSPRWFDGRDHLALDTGGGPLARLWSTALANLVDIGYVKATGHSVQINLPKTALKGPVELEWTIPQHGSNTLERNRARTYFQAYAAACALHFADKALTEIRAGRTKTWEPFEVPDEGIGCGFTEAVRGVLSHHMVIRDGKIANYHPYPPTPWNASPRDSYGTPGPYEDAVQGQPIFEENDREHFKGIDIMRTVRSFDPCLPCGVHMYLGGGKSLERLHSPTQSVTGE; encoded by the coding sequence ATGACCACGATCACCCCCAAGCCGTCGCACGTCACCCGGGAGCCCGGTCAACTGGTGGAGATGGCCTGGGACCCCGTCACCCGTATCGTCGGCAGCCTCGGCATTTACACCAAGGTCGACTTCGACAACCGCGAGGTCGTCGAATGCCACAGCACGTCGTCGATCTTCCGCGGCTACTCGATCTTCATGAAGGGCAAGGATCCCCGCGACGCTCACTTCATCACCAGCCGCATCTGCGGTATCTGTGGCGACAACCACGCCACCTGCTCGTGCTACGCGCAGAACATGGCCTATGGCGTGCAGCCACCGCACGTGGCCGAGTGGCTGGTCAACCTGGGCGAGGCCGCGGAGTACATGTTCGACCACAACATCTTTCAGGAGAACCTGGTCGGGGTGGACTACTGCGAGAAGATGGTCGCCGAGACCAACCCGTCGGTGCTGGCCAAAGCGGAGAACGTCCAGGCGCCCCACGCCGATATGCACGGTTATCGCACGGTCGCCGACATCATGCGTGCGCTCAACCCGTTCACCGGCGAGTTCTACCGCGAGGCACTGCAGGTCAGCAGGTGGACACGGGAGATGTTCTGCCTCATGGAGGGTCGGCACGTGCACCCGTCGACGCTCTATCCGGGCGGCATCGGGGTGAGCGCGACCGTGCAGCTGATGACCGACTACATGACCCGGTTGATGCGCTACGTCGAGTTCATGAAGAAGGTCGTGCCGATGCACGACGACCTGTTCGACTTCTTCTACGAGGCTCTGCCCGGTTACGACGAGGTCGGGTTGCGCCGCACCGTACTCGGCTGCTGGGGCTCGTTCCAGGACCCCGAACACTGCAACTTCGCCTACAAGGACATGGAGGACTGGGGCCGCAAGATGTTCGTCACGCCCGGTGTGGTCGTCGACGGAAAACTTGTCACCACCTCACTGGTCGACATCAACCTCGGCATTCGGATCCTGTTGGGGCACAGTTATTACGACGACTGGACCGACCAGGAGATGTTCGTCAAGACCGATCCACTGGGCAATCCGGTGGACCGCAGGCACCCCTGGAACCAGCACACCAACCCCAAACCGCAGAAGCGCGACCTCGACGAGAACTACAGCTGGGTGATGTCACCCCGCTGGTTCGACGGCCGCGACCACCTCGCGCTCGACACGGGCGGTGGGCCGCTGGCCCGGCTGTGGTCCACCGCGCTGGCCAACCTCGTCGACATCGGCTACGTGAAGGCCACCGGGCACAGCGTGCAGATCAACCTGCCGAAGACCGCGCTGAAGGGGCCGGTCGAATTGGAGTGGACGATACCGCAACACGGCAGCAACACCCTCGAGCGCAACCGCGCCCGCACCTACTTCCAGGCTTACGCGGCGGCGTGCGCGCTGCACTTCGCCGACAAGGCGCTGACCGAGATCCGGGCCGGACGTACGAAGACGTGGGAGCCGTTCGAGGTGCCCGACGAGGGCATCGGCTGCGGCTTCACCGAGGCGGTGCGCGGTGTGCTGAGCCACCACATGGTCATCCGCGACGGCAAGATCGCGAACTACCACCCCTATCCGCCGACTCCCTGGAACGCCAGTCCACGCGACAGCTACGGCACGCCGGGACCCTACGAGGATGCCGTCCAGGGTCAGCCGATCTTCGAGGAGAACGACCGGGAACACTTCAAGGGCATCGACATCATGCGCACCGTGCGCAGCTTCGACCCGTGCCTGCCCTGCGGGGTGCACATGTACCTCGGTGGCGGGAAGTCGTTGGAGCGGTTGCACTCCCCCACCCAGTCGGTCACCGGGGAATAG